The following proteins come from a genomic window of Campylobacter concisus:
- a CDS encoding iron transporter — MNKILSSALALSLAAGFALAGEHPIGEPVEANGMEIAAVYLEPIDMEPKGVDLAPSLADLHLEADIHAVKGNKNGFGEGEWIPYLKINYELKNLDNGKTKKGTFMPMVASDGPHYGANVKMDTGVGNYELKFHIDNPEKQGFGRHADKETGVGKWFEPFTTTYKFQWTGGPVK, encoded by the coding sequence ATGAATAAAATTCTTAGTTCAGCTCTAGCACTTAGCCTAGCAGCTGGTTTTGCACTTGCTGGAGAGCACCCAATCGGCGAGCCTGTAGAGGCTAATGGCATGGAGATAGCTGCTGTTTATCTTGAGCCAATCGACATGGAGCCAAAAGGCGTTGATCTAGCTCCAAGCTTAGCTGATCTTCACCTAGAAGCTGACATCCACGCTGTAAAAGGCAACAAAAACGGCTTTGGCGAAGGCGAGTGGATCCCATATCTAAAGATCAACTATGAGCTAAAAAACCTTGATAATGGTAAAACTAAAAAAGGTACATTTATGCCGATGGTTGCAAGTGATGGCCCACACTACGGCGCTAACGTAAAAATGGATACAGGTGTTGGTAACTATGAGCTTAAATTTCACATCGACAATCCAGAAAAACAAGGCTTTGGTCGCCACGCTGACAAAGAGACTGGTGTTGGTAAATGGTTTGAGCCTTTCACAACAACTTATAAATTTCAATGGACAGGTGGTCCTGTTAAATAA
- a CDS encoding Fe-S-containing protein, translated as MSIYFYQVFLALLGFTLFAALNNNGKSLKTIFLPSFLGVVAGVLIFKAARHALVDDQFKIFIDSVTLVFLLISILWIFFELKIAKIVTFFILGIGFGFGYSSSSVLFPLFGGELLDTLSVISFFLMIFAMILILFLFFFISNLKASIPSSIAKILALITLVFLLVDRSSQTALELLRAGALKISSELNSQILSISAKGIYVTEFSAYFYIVVILLLCIIALCFVPKSIDKSTFGSIKYRFTKAIRENVFDNAKFAFCSVLIALGFSLYFDLYASRPPQISEPVLVEPVGDKFIFDVDMLKDNELHRFAYITDEGKQIRFFLLNRFSDRPSPVIVFDSCMICGDMGYIKKGNDLICISCNVRIFLPSVGKEGGCNPIPMAFTFDGKNIIVDYKTIVAGANYFSKVVEKMVLDPVSRKKVSNLDSRSYLYYGRTYFFESNETQAKFEANPEKYVETNGTLK; from the coding sequence ATGTCAATTTACTTCTATCAGGTCTTTTTAGCCCTCCTTGGATTTACGCTTTTTGCTGCCTTAAATAACAATGGCAAAAGTTTAAAAACGATCTTTTTACCGTCATTTCTTGGTGTTGTTGCTGGTGTACTTATCTTTAAAGCTGCTCGTCATGCGCTTGTTGATGACCAGTTTAAAATTTTCATAGATTCTGTGACACTGGTTTTTCTACTCATTAGCATTTTATGGATATTTTTCGAGCTTAAGATAGCAAAAATCGTAACGTTTTTTATTTTAGGCATCGGCTTTGGCTTTGGCTATAGCTCAAGCAGTGTGTTATTCCCACTATTTGGTGGCGAACTGCTTGACACGCTTTCAGTCATAAGCTTCTTTTTGATGATCTTTGCGATGATCTTGATACTATTTTTATTTTTCTTCATTTCAAATTTAAAAGCAAGCATCCCATCATCAATAGCTAAAATTTTAGCTCTTATCACATTAGTATTTTTACTAGTTGATAGAAGCTCACAAACTGCACTTGAGCTTTTACGTGCAGGCGCTTTAAAGATAAGTAGCGAGCTAAATTCTCAAATTTTATCTATCAGCGCAAAAGGCATCTACGTCACAGAATTTAGTGCCTATTTTTACATAGTAGTGATTCTTCTTTTATGCATCATCGCGCTTTGCTTTGTGCCAAAGAGTATCGATAAGAGCACGTTTGGCTCTATCAAATACCGCTTTACAAAAGCCATTAGAGAAAATGTCTTTGACAATGCAAAATTTGCATTTTGCAGCGTTTTAATAGCGCTTGGATTTTCACTTTATTTTGATCTTTACGCATCTCGCCCACCTCAAATTTCAGAGCCGGTCTTGGTTGAGCCAGTGGGAGATAAATTTATATTTGATGTTGATATGCTAAAAGATAATGAACTTCACAGATTTGCCTACATCACAGATGAGGGTAAACAGATAAGATTTTTCTTACTAAACCGCTTTAGTGACCGCCCATCTCCAGTCATCGTCTTTGACTCGTGTATGATCTGCGGCGACATGGGCTATATCAAGAAAGGAAACGACCTTATCTGCATCTCTTGTAACGTCAGAATTTTCTTACCGTCAGTTGGCAAAGAGGGTGGTTGTAACCCGATCCCTATGGCATTTACCTTTGATGGTAAAAATATCATAGTTGATTACAAAACGATCGTCGCAGGGGCAAACTACTTTAGCAAGGTCGTCGAAAAGATGGTGCTTGACCCAGTTAGTCGCAAAAAGGTGAGCAATCTTGATTCAAGATCATATTTATACTACGGACGCACATATTTCTTTGAGAGCAACGAAACTCAGGCGAAATTTGAAGCAAATCCAGAAAAATATGTAGAAACAAATGGAACGTTAAAATGA
- a CDS encoding ABC transporter permease, with the protein MKNMQLRMIKSSITGSKVQKTMAFITILLAALLIACMLNITLKIGDQVATELRGYGSNIVVLPRGESLSIEIEGKNFTPLKSQNLLPEADIYKIKEIFWRNNIVAFAPFLEAKVKDEKGIEFAFEGTYFDKNIGLKDEPEFSTGVKSLYGFWGVEGVWPKDESMDEILVGEELSKAKNLKVGDELSLVGKNGTREVKIVGILKGASDETHKLVGSLKLAGDLSGHAGSYTKAEVSAMTIPENDLSLKARRNLDNLDSAEYDKWYCSAYAGSIAFQIEENLPNVSAKASLQVSDAESNIVKKIQSLMGIVSIIALVVSAIGITSLMTSEIYRRKKEIGLLKAIGASNFEIYALFASESLVVAFFAGITGAFLGYALSYAMSYIIFSHGIGIAWIVLPISVAFALLISVVGSLMPMRNVINLLPAEVLYDRK; encoded by the coding sequence ATGAAAAATATGCAACTAAGAATGATAAAAAGCTCGATCACGGGCTCAAAGGTGCAAAAGACGATGGCCTTTATCACTATCTTGCTAGCTGCTCTTTTGATAGCTTGCATGCTAAATATCACGCTAAAAATCGGCGATCAAGTAGCAACCGAGCTTAGAGGATATGGCTCAAATATCGTTGTTTTACCGCGCGGTGAGAGTTTAAGCATCGAGATCGAGGGTAAAAATTTCACTCCACTAAAATCACAAAATTTACTCCCAGAGGCTGATATCTACAAGATAAAAGAGATCTTTTGGAGAAACAATATCGTTGCTTTTGCGCCGTTTTTAGAAGCAAAAGTTAAAGATGAAAAAGGAATTGAATTCGCTTTTGAAGGAACCTATTTTGATAAAAATATCGGTCTAAAAGATGAGCCAGAATTTAGCACAGGCGTTAAGAGCTTGTATGGATTTTGGGGCGTTGAGGGTGTTTGGCCAAAAGATGAAAGTATGGATGAAATTTTAGTTGGCGAAGAACTTTCTAAGGCTAAAAATTTAAAGGTTGGCGACGAGCTTAGCCTTGTGGGCAAAAATGGTACAAGAGAGGTTAAAATAGTTGGAATTTTAAAAGGAGCTAGTGACGAGACGCATAAGCTAGTTGGCTCATTAAAGCTTGCTGGAGATCTTTCAGGTCACGCTGGCTCATATACAAAGGCTGAAGTCTCAGCTATGACGATCCCAGAAAATGACCTATCGTTAAAAGCAAGAAGAAATTTAGACAATCTTGATAGCGCAGAGTACGATAAATGGTACTGCTCAGCCTACGCTGGCTCGATCGCATTTCAGATAGAAGAAAATTTACCAAATGTTAGCGCAAAGGCAAGCCTTCAAGTAAGCGATGCAGAGAGTAACATTGTAAAGAAAATTCAAAGCCTAATGGGCATTGTTAGCATCATCGCTCTTGTAGTCTCAGCTATCGGTATAACGTCGCTAATGACAAGTGAAATTTACCGCCGTAAGAAAGAGATCGGTCTTTTAAAAGCCATAGGCGCAAGTAACTTTGAAATTTACGCCCTTTTTGCTAGCGAAAGCCTTGTGGTTGCATTTTTTGCGGGCATCACTGGAGCATTTTTAGGATATGCGCTAAGCTACGCGATGTCTTACATCATATTTTCTCACGGTATAGGCATAGCTTGGATCGTGCTGCCAATCAGCGTGGCATTTGCCCTGCTTATCTCAGTCGTTGGCTCGCTAATGCCAATGAGAAACGTCATAAATTTACTACCTGCGGAGGTGCTATATGACCGCAAATAG
- a CDS encoding ABC transporter permease, whose amino-acid sequence MTANSKFFYNTIYKSLKNGSSRVMVIVISILLGACVCAAFVNVYLDIDSKVSRELKTYGANMIFAPKDMATSDDMSEKTYNEMIAKVPKDKLLGESGYLFAQANIGPTNAIVMGTKFSNLKKVKPFLDVRDGTMINVDFDDKNVLIGVDLARQAGFKAGDDIEIRAIGSNESINVKIKGVVASGDKEDALLITSLSLAQKISNKAGKINYAEAVVLGNFYEITSLAKTISNDEIAAKPVAKVSKSEGYILEKIKLLMALVSLVILLITSMCVNTTLSAILLSRSKEIALLRAIGASKKDVLNLFGFETFVTALISALVGAFLGYLLAQILGYAIFDSSIDFRILSIPVAVIISLLFAAIAAFYPIKRALNNKMADTLRGE is encoded by the coding sequence ATGACCGCAAATAGCAAATTCTTTTACAATACAATTTATAAAAGTTTAAAAAACGGCTCATCAAGAGTGATGGTCATCGTGATCTCTATCTTACTTGGAGCATGCGTGTGTGCTGCGTTTGTCAATGTCTATCTTGACATTGACTCAAAGGTCTCACGTGAGCTAAAAACTTATGGTGCAAATATGATCTTTGCTCCAAAAGATATGGCTACAAGTGATGATATGAGTGAAAAAACTTACAATGAAATGATCGCTAAAGTGCCAAAAGACAAGCTTCTTGGTGAGAGCGGTTATCTCTTTGCTCAGGCAAATATCGGTCCAACAAACGCTATCGTCATGGGAACAAAATTTAGCAATCTAAAAAAAGTTAAACCATTTTTAGATGTTAGAGATGGAACGATGATAAATGTCGATTTTGACGATAAAAACGTGCTAATAGGCGTCGATCTAGCTCGTCAGGCTGGCTTTAAAGCAGGCGATGATATAGAAATTCGTGCCATTGGCTCAAATGAGAGCATAAATGTAAAGATAAAAGGCGTAGTCGCAAGCGGCGATAAAGAGGATGCACTTTTGATCACGTCACTATCTTTGGCTCAAAAAATTTCAAATAAAGCTGGCAAAATAAACTATGCTGAAGCTGTTGTGCTTGGTAACTTTTATGAGATAACATCGCTCGCAAAGACTATAAGCAATGATGAAATAGCTGCAAAACCAGTGGCAAAGGTCTCAAAGTCTGAGGGATATATTTTGGAGAAAATAAAGCTATTAATGGCACTTGTTAGCCTTGTTATTTTGCTCATTACTTCAATGTGCGTAAACACAACGCTTAGTGCTATCTTGCTCTCTCGCTCAAAGGAAATCGCACTTCTTAGAGCCATAGGTGCAAGCAAAAAAGATGTACTAAATCTATTTGGTTTTGAAACATTTGTGACAGCGCTCATCTCAGCATTAGTTGGTGCATTTTTAGGATATTTACTAGCTCAAATTTTAGGTTATGCGATATTTGATTCTAGTATTGATTTTAGAATTTTAAGCATCCCAGTAGCTGTGATAATATCGCTTTTATTTGCAGCGATCGCAGCATTTTATCCGATCAAACGGGCACTTAATAACAAAATGGCAGATACATTAAGAGGAGAATGA
- a CDS encoding ABC transporter ATP-binding protein, translating into MQNALELKNICKIFGDVKALDDINFEVKKGEWVSVMGPSGSGKSTLVNILSLMDTPSSGTYMLGGDDASNLNADDTLKFRREKIGLIFQQFHLVPYLSALENVMIAQYYHSSVDEEDAKKALEAVGLSHRLTHRPSQLSGGEQQRLCIARSLINDPEILIADEPTGNLDEANERVILDLFCKLRKDGKTILLVTHNPDLGEYGDKIVYLRHGKLEKIRTIENPKVPNEI; encoded by the coding sequence ATGCAAAATGCACTAGAATTAAAAAATATTTGTAAAATTTTTGGCGATGTTAAAGCACTTGATGATATAAATTTTGAGGTTAAAAAAGGTGAGTGGGTCAGCGTAATGGGACCAAGTGGTAGTGGTAAGAGTACGCTTGTAAATATCCTTTCTCTAATGGATACTCCAAGCAGTGGTACTTATATGCTCGGTGGGGATGACGCGAGCAATCTAAATGCTGATGATACACTTAAATTTAGACGTGAAAAGATCGGTCTTATTTTTCAGCAGTTTCACTTAGTACCATATCTTAGTGCGCTTGAAAACGTGATGATCGCTCAGTACTATCACAGCTCAGTTGATGAAGAGGACGCTAAAAAGGCACTCGAGGCAGTTGGTCTTTCACATAGGCTAACGCACAGACCAAGTCAGCTAAGTGGTGGTGAGCAACAACGCCTTTGTATCGCGCGCTCGCTCATAAACGATCCTGAAATTTTAATAGCAGATGAGCCAACTGGTAACCTTGATGAAGCAAATGAAAGAGTTATACTTGATCTATTTTGCAAGCTAAGGAAAGATGGAAAAACTATTCTTCTAGTAACTCACAACCCTGATCTTGGCGAGTATGGCGATAAGATCGTCTATCTAAGACATGGTAAGCTAGAAAAAATTCGCACTATTGAAAATCCAAAGGTACCAAATGAGATATAA
- a CDS encoding TlpA family protein disulfide reductase, giving the protein MRYKILFLCLVSALVMGCVKQYEKHHITLNDSSGIDTQFFPTEKRLKIGDKPYMLFFFGTDCGVCKAAIPDLNTLEKEYGKEVQFIGVLGPSKGFDKDIELLKEHNITFKTTSDKVSVDYFSKAVGGVMGVPVIYFFDKDGKMRSKFIGLTPKSVLESAIRSLL; this is encoded by the coding sequence ATGAGATATAAAATTTTATTTTTATGTCTAGTCTCAGCCCTAGTTATGGGCTGCGTCAAGCAGTACGAAAAGCATCATATCACGCTAAATGACTCAAGCGGCATTGATACGCAGTTTTTTCCAACAGAAAAGAGGCTAAAGATAGGCGATAAGCCATATATGCTATTTTTCTTTGGTACGGACTGTGGAGTGTGCAAGGCCGCTATACCTGATCTAAATACACTTGAAAAAGAGTATGGTAAAGAGGTTCAATTCATTGGTGTTTTAGGACCTAGTAAAGGCTTTGATAAAGATATTGAGCTTTTAAAAGAGCACAACATTACCTTTAAAACTACGAGCGATAAGGTTTCAGTTGATTACTTTAGCAAGGCAGTTGGTGGCGTCATGGGCGTGCCAGTTATCTATTTTTTTGATAAAGATGGTAAGATGCGATCAAAATTTATCGGTCTTACACCAAAAAGCGTACTTGAAAGTGCTATAAGATCGCTCTTGTAG
- a CDS encoding DUF2920 family protein: MLVDGSYEISSCDDIELGIKRSSPLSFYSCYDDAKDAKALLVIIPGLGEDSDLGYRANLIRTMAETYDVACISVDYHCIGNRPQLGAKFGLDDIDRSILIRELAKIGITLPIDLKIVNNYDKTCVLLKSLSEEITMQKESGVLPCDFSLDISMTMMPIKNEYQNFGLMQALDVLNALLYTKKYINNGKFEYLPVIMVGSSHGGYLAHMCAKIAPWLVDAVIDNSSYAIFLWRLIGFGKEIDFTRFAGCGTRVLYKNLNLYFCDKTYWTLNKSSPYYFSDARKEIRNILNLDHLNVQSSYKKPIYVSYHCICDKEIAPAKDKIELYEALKKLKFNATLHMIKDESEVDGKFIKSLTHGMGMSYKLLLQKELPSMMEKILSQKNKKSSKSIEYKCGDTIYKFSEVLDQINLEILDIA, encoded by the coding sequence ATGCTAGTTGATGGAAGCTATGAAATTTCATCTTGTGATGATATTGAACTTGGTATAAAAAGAAGCTCTCCTCTCTCCTTTTATTCCTGTTATGACGATGCCAAGGATGCAAAAGCCCTTTTGGTGATTATCCCTGGGCTTGGAGAAGACTCTGACCTTGGATATAGAGCTAATCTTATTCGGACTATGGCAGAGACTTATGATGTTGCATGCATTAGTGTGGATTATCACTGCATAGGCAACCGCCCACAGCTTGGGGCGAAATTTGGGCTTGATGATATAGATCGATCAATATTAATAAGGGAGCTAGCAAAGATTGGTATAACATTACCTATTGATTTAAAAATAGTTAATAATTATGATAAAACTTGTGTTTTGCTTAAAAGCCTTAGCGAAGAGATTACTATGCAAAAAGAGAGTGGAGTCTTGCCATGTGATTTTAGCTTAGATATTAGCATGACTATGATGCCAATAAAAAACGAATATCAAAATTTTGGTCTTATGCAAGCACTAGACGTGCTAAATGCTCTACTTTATACAAAAAAATATATAAATAATGGTAAGTTTGAGTATCTACCAGTCATAATGGTAGGTAGCTCACATGGTGGATATTTGGCACACATGTGTGCTAAGATTGCTCCATGGCTAGTTGATGCCGTGATAGATAATAGCTCTTATGCTATATTTTTGTGGCGACTTATTGGTTTTGGTAAAGAGATTGACTTTACTAGATTTGCTGGCTGTGGCACCAGAGTTTTATATAAAAATTTAAATCTTTACTTCTGTGATAAAACTTATTGGACTCTTAATAAAAGTTCACCGTATTATTTTAGTGACGCAAGAAAGGAAATAAGAAACATCCTAAATTTAGATCATTTAAATGTTCAAAGCAGCTATAAAAAGCCAATTTACGTGAGCTATCACTGTATTTGCGATAAAGAAATAGCTCCAGCAAAGGATAAAATCGAGCTCTACGAGGCTCTTAAGAAGCTTAAATTTAATGCAACATTACATATGATAAAAGATGAGAGTGAGGTTGATGGCAAATTTATAAAGTCTCTAACGCATGGAATGGGGATGTCTTATAAACTACTTTTACAAAAAGAGCTTCCCAGTATGATGGAGAAAATTTTATCTCAAAAAAACAAAAAGAGCAGCAAGAGTATTGAGTATAAATGCGGCGATACGATCTATAAATTTAGTGAAGTCTTAGATCAAATAAATCTTGAAATTTTAGATATTGCTTAG